A window of Longispora fulva contains these coding sequences:
- the lanKC gene encoding class III lanthionine synthetase LanKC: MAERYESYCLADRTFYDALHSAATAGQSFATADRPLPAGWSRAEQDDWLVFRRPDAALPPQGWKIHASATRDNADRILDAVWDYCVPRGIGFKFLRSRAALTARVSKYAPRGHSGKLVTLYPADDAACETILTELGALLDGEPNPTILTDLRWGNGPLHVRYGAFARRHLVGDDGELVPAISAPDGTLVADRRDPVFHVPDWVTLPGFLAPHLAARDAVTVAGLPYTIDGVLHFSNGGGVYTGLDARTGARVVLKEGRPHSGLDAWGHDAVRRVEHEYAMLRRLDGIPGIPRAHDLFTLGEHRFLVMEYVEGTVLSSEIVRRYPLIDPTADAGDRARYTDWAMDVHRQVSETLAAVHARGVVYGDLHLFNVLVGDGPVTLLDFEVASFVEDSTRAGLGNQGFAAPRGVTGVDLDLYSLACLRLALFLPMTNLLWLHRPKARRHAEIIQDHFPVPPTFLARAVEVIAPPGLPVAPLARIEPDPAGWPTLRADLARSIVASATPERDDRLFPGDIGQFEVGGLGLAYGAAGVLHALSATGAGRHQRCEDWLVRRVRTPAPGTRLGLYDGLHGAAFTLDHLGYRQEALDAVDVFLREHWERLPADLFGGLAGVGLNLLHLADRTGEPSLRAVAHRAAELVADRAAGGRAGSGVGLMRGGAGRALLFLRAYDDTGDTGYLDHAATALRQDLARCSVRPSGVLEVDEGWRTNPYLDVGSVGIGLVLDGYLARRADEEFAAASRGVALAARSPMYVLPGLFTGRAGILLYLAGRSPDPRTDPDVARQVRGLDWHALPHGGGTAFPGTALLRLSMDLATGTAGVLLALGAVLHDEPVHAPLLSPWPRPAPAPQTPAPTGAGH, from the coding sequence ATGGCAGAACGGTACGAGAGTTACTGCTTGGCGGACCGGACCTTCTACGACGCCCTGCACTCCGCGGCGACCGCCGGACAGTCCTTCGCGACCGCCGACCGCCCGTTGCCGGCCGGCTGGTCCCGCGCCGAACAGGACGACTGGCTGGTCTTCCGCCGCCCCGACGCCGCGTTGCCGCCGCAGGGCTGGAAGATCCACGCCTCGGCGACCCGGGACAACGCCGACCGGATCCTCGACGCGGTGTGGGACTACTGCGTGCCGCGGGGCATCGGGTTCAAGTTCCTCCGGTCCCGGGCCGCGCTCACCGCCCGGGTGTCGAAGTACGCGCCGCGCGGGCACAGCGGCAAGCTCGTCACCCTGTACCCGGCCGACGACGCCGCGTGCGAGACGATCCTCACCGAGCTCGGGGCCCTGCTCGACGGGGAGCCCAATCCCACCATCCTGACCGACCTGCGGTGGGGGAACGGGCCGTTGCACGTGCGTTACGGCGCCTTCGCCCGCCGCCACCTGGTCGGCGACGACGGCGAGCTGGTGCCGGCGATCAGCGCCCCCGACGGCACGCTCGTGGCCGACCGGCGCGACCCCGTGTTCCACGTGCCGGACTGGGTCACGTTGCCCGGGTTCCTCGCTCCGCACCTGGCCGCGCGCGACGCCGTGACGGTCGCCGGTCTGCCGTACACGATCGACGGGGTGCTGCACTTCTCCAACGGCGGCGGCGTCTACACCGGGCTGGACGCCCGGACCGGCGCGCGGGTGGTGCTCAAGGAGGGCCGGCCGCACTCGGGGCTGGACGCCTGGGGACACGACGCGGTCCGCCGGGTGGAGCACGAGTACGCGATGCTCCGCCGGCTCGACGGCATCCCAGGGATCCCGCGCGCGCACGACCTGTTCACGCTCGGCGAGCACCGGTTCCTGGTGATGGAGTACGTCGAGGGCACGGTGCTCAGCTCCGAGATCGTCCGGCGCTACCCCCTGATCGACCCGACGGCCGACGCCGGGGACCGGGCCCGCTACACCGACTGGGCCATGGACGTGCACCGGCAGGTCTCCGAGACCCTGGCCGCCGTGCACGCCCGGGGCGTGGTCTACGGCGACCTGCACCTGTTCAACGTGCTGGTCGGCGACGGTCCGGTGACCCTGCTGGACTTCGAGGTGGCGTCCTTCGTGGAGGACTCCACCCGCGCCGGCCTCGGCAATCAGGGCTTCGCGGCCCCGCGCGGCGTCACCGGCGTCGACCTGGACCTGTACTCCCTGGCCTGCCTGCGCCTCGCCCTGTTCCTGCCGATGACGAACCTCCTGTGGCTGCACCGGCCCAAGGCCCGGCGGCACGCCGAGATCATCCAGGACCATTTCCCGGTACCGCCGACGTTCCTCGCCCGCGCCGTCGAGGTGATCGCCCCGCCCGGGCTGCCGGTGGCGCCCCTGGCCCGGATCGAACCCGACCCGGCCGGCTGGCCGACCCTGCGCGCCGACCTCGCCCGGTCCATCGTGGCCAGCGCGACCCCGGAGCGCGACGACCGGCTGTTCCCCGGCGACATCGGGCAGTTCGAGGTGGGCGGCCTGGGCCTGGCGTACGGCGCGGCCGGAGTGCTGCACGCGCTGTCGGCGACCGGCGCCGGCCGCCACCAGCGGTGCGAGGACTGGCTGGTCCGCCGGGTCCGCACCCCGGCGCCGGGCACCCGCCTGGGCCTGTACGACGGCCTGCACGGCGCGGCGTTCACCCTGGACCACCTCGGGTACCGCCAGGAGGCGCTCGACGCCGTCGACGTCTTCCTCCGCGAACACTGGGAACGACTGCCCGCCGACCTGTTCGGCGGCCTCGCCGGCGTCGGCCTGAACCTGTTGCACCTCGCCGACCGGACCGGGGAGCCGTCGCTGCGGGCGGTGGCGCACCGGGCGGCGGAGCTCGTCGCGGACCGGGCCGCCGGGGGCCGGGCCGGTTCCGGGGTCGGGCTGATGCGCGGCGGGGCCGGCCGGGCGCTGCTGTTCCTGCGGGCCTACGACGACACCGGGGACACCGGGTATCTCGACCACGCGGCCACGGCCCTGCGCCAGGACCTCGCGCGGTGCTCCGTGCGGCCCTCCGGGGTGCTGGAGGTCGACGAGGGGTGGCGGACGAACCCGTACCTCGACGTGGGCAGCGTGGGGATCGGGCTGGTGCTCGACGGGTACCTGGCCCGGCGCGCCGACGAGGAGTTCGCCGCGGCCAGCCGGGGCGTGGCGCTGGCGGCCCGCTCCCCGATGTACGTCCTGCCGGGCCTCTTCACCGGTCGGGCCGGGATCCTGCTCTACCTGGCCGGCCGGTCGCCGGACCCGCGGACCGACCCGGACGTCGCCCGGCAGGTGCGCGGCCTCGACTGGCACGCGCTGCCGCACGGCGGCGGGACGGCCTTCCCGGGCACCGCGCTGCTGCGGCTGTCGATGGACCTGGCCACCGGCACGGCCGGCGTGCTGCTCGCCCTCGGCGCCGTCCTGCACGACGAGCCCGTGCACGCGCCTCTGCTCTCCCCCTGGCCGCGCCCGGCGCCGGCCCCACAGACCCCCGCGCCGACCGGCGCGGGTCACTGA
- a CDS encoding SDR family oxidoreductase, translating to MANSLLTGATGGIGKVIAQRLHDRGDRLFLLGRDGAALDALAKEFPGTEVLVADVGRPTELAAELAGLLPDRLDALVHCAGAVELGPVGDLDPEIWQTMFAVNLAGPAELTRLTLPALRAAAGHVVLVNSGAGLAAHAGWGAYAASKFGLRALADALRAEEHGNGVRVTSVYPGRTATAMQEKVHLQEGADYVPEEWIQPDSVASAVMAALDLPRDAEVTDLTVRPGLR from the coding sequence ATGGCGAACTCACTGCTCACCGGGGCCACCGGCGGTATCGGCAAGGTCATCGCACAACGACTGCACGACCGGGGGGACAGGCTCTTCCTGCTCGGCCGGGACGGGGCGGCGCTCGACGCGCTGGCCAAGGAGTTCCCCGGCACCGAGGTCCTCGTCGCCGACGTGGGCCGGCCGACGGAGCTCGCCGCCGAACTGGCCGGCCTGCTGCCCGACCGGCTCGACGCGCTCGTGCACTGCGCCGGAGCGGTGGAGCTGGGCCCGGTGGGCGACCTGGATCCGGAGATCTGGCAGACGATGTTCGCGGTGAACCTGGCCGGACCGGCGGAGTTGACCCGGCTGACGCTGCCGGCGCTGCGCGCGGCGGCCGGCCACGTGGTGCTCGTCAACTCCGGGGCCGGGCTCGCCGCGCACGCCGGCTGGGGCGCGTACGCGGCGAGCAAGTTCGGCCTGCGCGCCCTCGCCGACGCCCTGCGCGCCGAGGAGCACGGCAACGGGGTACGGGTCACGAGCGTGTACCCGGGGCGGACCGCGACGGCGATGCAGGAGAAGGTGCACCTGCAGGAGGGCGCCGACTACGTGCCGGAGGAGTGGATCCAGCCCGACAGCGTCGCCTCGGCGGTGATGGCGGCCCTCGACCTGCCCCGGGACGCGGAGGTCACCGACCTGACGGTCCGACCGGGACTGCGCTGA
- a CDS encoding SMP-30/gluconolactonase/LRE family protein, with protein MIDTYVLPGDGLFPEGITEDPDGRTFYVSSSRKGTLFRGTTDRADLEVWQPAGADGRTGALGMTVDGHGRLLVCGFRTGHLFAYDLATGELVARRTVPGDKVLLNDIVVAGGHAYVTDSERPVLWRWPVGAEIGELEEWLTVPDPGALPYLNGIVAVHDGATLLVAAQGTEVLWRIDVATGAAERVELGGPLAADGMVVADGALFTCDNVELPDGTVEYAVSQVALSADARTGKVTRRWVRSAADTPTTIAYLGGRILQVNSQFGAERAGTATTPFTVRALDVTDSH; from the coding sequence ATGATCGACACCTACGTCCTGCCCGGCGACGGACTCTTCCCCGAGGGCATCACCGAGGACCCCGACGGCCGCACCTTCTACGTGTCCAGTTCCCGGAAGGGCACCCTTTTCCGGGGTACCACCGACCGGGCCGACCTTGAGGTCTGGCAGCCGGCCGGCGCCGACGGCCGGACCGGTGCGCTCGGCATGACGGTCGACGGGCACGGCCGGCTGCTGGTCTGCGGGTTCCGCACCGGCCACCTGTTCGCCTACGACCTGGCCACCGGCGAACTGGTCGCGCGGCGGACCGTGCCGGGGGACAAGGTCCTGCTCAACGACATCGTGGTGGCGGGCGGGCACGCCTACGTCACCGACTCCGAGCGCCCCGTGCTGTGGCGGTGGCCGGTGGGCGCGGAGATCGGCGAGCTGGAGGAGTGGCTGACGGTGCCGGACCCCGGCGCGCTGCCGTACCTCAACGGGATCGTCGCCGTGCACGACGGCGCGACGCTCCTGGTCGCGGCCCAGGGCACCGAGGTGCTGTGGCGGATCGACGTGGCCACCGGCGCGGCCGAGCGCGTGGAACTGGGCGGCCCGCTGGCCGCCGACGGCATGGTCGTGGCGGACGGCGCGCTGTTCACCTGCGACAACGTCGAGCTGCCCGACGGCACGGTGGAGTACGCGGTCAGCCAGGTGGCACTGTCCGCCGACGCGCGCACGGGGAAGGTGACGCGGCGCTGGGTGCGGTCGGCGGCGGACACCCCGACCACGATCGCGTACCTGGGCGGCCGGATCCTGCAGGTCAACTCGCAGTTCGGTGCCGAGCGGGCCGGCACCGCCACCACCCCGTTCACTGTTAGGGCCCTGGACGTGACCGACAGTCACTAG
- a CDS encoding M24 family metallopeptidase encodes MTHDAELYPADRLDRARTAAVAAGYDALLISPGPDLRYLTGYDAQPLERLTCLVVPAGGEAFLVVPQLERPAAAASPVGGLGIEIAGWAETDDPFQLVAARLPAGLGRVAVDNHMWAEKVMAFRGALPGVDQGLAGDVLSGLRIRKSAAEVAALRRAGAAIDRVHSRMADWLRAGRTEREVARDIAEAILAEGHARVDFVIVASGPNGASPHHEVSDRVVADGDPVVVDIGGTMPDGYCSDSTRTYAVGRPPDDFTDYYDVLLRAQTAQTAAVRPGVTAEVLDAIGRDIIDTAGYGKNFIHRTGHGIGLQTHEEPYIVAGSTLPLEPGMAFSVEPGIYLPGRHGARIEDIVVCTETGGERLNVTGRDLALL; translated from the coding sequence GTGACCCACGACGCCGAGCTGTACCCGGCCGACCGGCTCGACCGGGCCCGCACGGCCGCCGTCGCCGCCGGGTACGACGCGCTGCTGATCTCGCCGGGCCCGGACCTGCGCTACCTGACCGGGTACGACGCCCAGCCCCTCGAACGCCTCACCTGCCTGGTCGTGCCGGCCGGCGGCGAGGCGTTCCTCGTCGTGCCCCAGCTGGAGCGGCCGGCCGCCGCGGCGTCGCCGGTCGGCGGGCTGGGGATCGAGATCGCCGGCTGGGCGGAGACCGACGACCCGTTCCAGCTGGTCGCGGCCCGGTTGCCGGCCGGACTGGGCCGGGTGGCCGTGGACAACCACATGTGGGCGGAGAAGGTGATGGCCTTCCGGGGCGCGCTGCCCGGGGTCGACCAGGGCCTGGCCGGCGACGTGCTCAGCGGGCTGCGGATCCGCAAGTCCGCGGCCGAGGTGGCCGCGCTGCGCCGGGCCGGGGCGGCCATCGACCGGGTGCACTCCCGGATGGCCGACTGGCTGCGCGCCGGCCGCACCGAGCGGGAGGTGGCCCGCGACATCGCCGAGGCCATCCTCGCCGAGGGGCACGCGCGGGTGGACTTCGTGATCGTCGCGTCCGGCCCGAACGGGGCCAGCCCGCACCACGAGGTGTCCGACCGGGTGGTCGCCGACGGCGACCCGGTGGTGGTGGACATCGGCGGCACCATGCCCGACGGGTACTGCTCGGACTCCACCCGCACCTACGCCGTCGGCCGGCCGCCGGACGACTTCACCGACTACTACGACGTGCTGCTGCGTGCCCAGACCGCCCAGACCGCCGCTGTGCGGCCCGGGGTGACGGCCGAGGTGCTCGACGCGATCGGCCGGGACATCATCGACACCGCCGGCTACGGGAAGAACTTCATCCACCGCACCGGCCACGGCATCGGCCTCCAGACGCACGAGGAGCCGTACATCGTGGCCGGCTCGACGCTGCCGCTGGAGCCGGGGATGGCGTTCTCCGTGGAGCCCGGCATCTACCTGCCGGGCCGCCACGGGGCGCGGATCGAGGACATCGTGGTGTGCACGGAGACCGGCGGCGAACGCCTCAACGTCACCGGGCGGGATCTGGCGCTGCTGTAG
- a CDS encoding NAD(P)/FAD-dependent oxidoreductase, whose protein sequence is MGTPSHQSAVVIGAGIAGLAAARALAPRFARVLVLDRDGLPDTATPRKGVPQSGHGHVLLVAGQQALEEQFPGLMAELVADGASEFDPGLDLTFHRFGATWERIPIGLRLVTFSRPLLELALRRRVARLPTVEIRDGVAASDLVGADGKVTGVVLDTGETVGADLVVDCSGRGSRSDRWLGALGFDAPTVTEVKVGVGYATRFFTRKPGDLAAGQAVFVVPSAPEESRVGLALPVEGDRWLVTVGGWHGAYPKDEAGFDEHIRSLPHPDIAGLLERCAPLGDIAYHGFPSSRRRHFEDLTSVPAGYVALGDAICSFNPIYGQGMTCATLEAVALGELLDGRAEVDAELTTAFYQRAAAVISTPWQFAVGGDFAYPQTQGPRPKGIGLLNWYSRRIQIAAQTDPEVRRTFTAVQHLIEGPEALRTPKMVWKVLFGARRATAAPDPAR, encoded by the coding sequence ATGGGAACGCCTTCGCACCAGTCAGCCGTCGTGATCGGCGCGGGCATCGCCGGCCTCGCCGCCGCCCGCGCCCTCGCGCCCCGGTTCGCCCGGGTCCTCGTCCTGGACCGCGACGGCCTGCCGGACACGGCCACGCCCCGCAAGGGGGTGCCGCAGAGCGGCCACGGGCACGTGCTCCTCGTGGCCGGACAGCAGGCCCTGGAGGAGCAGTTCCCGGGCCTGATGGCCGAGCTGGTCGCCGACGGGGCCAGCGAGTTCGACCCGGGGCTGGACCTGACGTTCCACCGGTTCGGGGCGACCTGGGAGCGGATCCCGATCGGGCTGCGGCTCGTCACGTTCAGCCGGCCGCTGCTGGAGCTGGCCCTGCGCCGCCGGGTGGCACGGCTGCCCACTGTGGAGATCCGCGACGGGGTGGCGGCCTCCGACCTGGTCGGCGCGGACGGCAAGGTCACCGGCGTCGTCCTGGACACCGGCGAGACCGTCGGCGCGGACCTCGTCGTCGACTGCTCCGGGCGGGGCTCGCGCTCGGACCGGTGGCTCGGCGCGCTGGGCTTCGACGCCCCGACGGTCACCGAGGTCAAGGTCGGCGTGGGGTACGCGACCCGGTTCTTCACCCGCAAGCCCGGCGATCTCGCCGCCGGTCAGGCCGTGTTCGTGGTGCCGTCCGCGCCCGAGGAGAGCAGGGTCGGCCTGGCGCTGCCCGTCGAGGGCGACCGGTGGCTGGTGACCGTGGGCGGCTGGCACGGGGCGTACCCGAAGGACGAGGCCGGGTTCGACGAGCACATCCGGTCCCTGCCGCACCCGGACATCGCGGGCCTGCTGGAGCGGTGCGCGCCGCTCGGGGACATCGCCTACCACGGGTTTCCGTCCAGCCGGCGCCGGCACTTCGAGGACCTGACATCGGTGCCCGCCGGGTACGTGGCCCTCGGCGACGCGATCTGCAGCTTCAACCCGATCTACGGCCAGGGCATGACCTGCGCGACCCTGGAGGCCGTCGCGCTCGGCGAACTCCTCGACGGGCGCGCGGAGGTGGACGCGGAACTGACCACGGCCTTCTACCAGCGGGCCGCAGCGGTGATCTCCACCCCGTGGCAGTTCGCGGTGGGCGGGGACTTCGCCTACCCGCAGACCCAGGGGCCCCGACCGAAGGGCATCGGACTGCTCAACTGGTACTCGCGGCGGATCCAGATCGCCGCGCAGACCGATCCCGAGGTGCGCCGGACGTTCACGGCCGTGCAGCACCTGATCGAGGGGCCGGAGGCGCTGCGTACCCCGAAAATGGTGTGGAAGGTGCTCTTCGGCGCCCGGCGGGCTACAGCAGCGCCAGATCCCGCCCGGTGA
- a CDS encoding MFS transporter produces MYVTLDRDARVASRSGRRVAGTVLVLGTVSLVTDVSSEMVTAVLPLYLVLGLGLSPLQFGFLDGLYGGVTALVRLAGGHAADRWQRHKLVAGLGYGLSAFARLGFLVGTVPWLVGALVVDRAGKGIRTAPRDALITLSSPAGALGQAFGVHRAMDTAGALLGPLVAFGILAVASGGYDAVFVVSGGIGAFGVLLLVLFVHEAPRVARAVVARGTAGPAVRRICLTAALLGVVTVADPFVYLVLRDRLALPDGYFPLLPLGTAGLYLALAVPAGMLADRYGRRLVFLAGHGALAAVYALLLSPIAGATLLVAALALHGVFYAATDGVLMALAGPLSDPARRTGTLAKVQTAQALARLGSSVLFGAAWTGWGMTAALAVAAVGLACALVAAPLLLPKEDS; encoded by the coding sequence ATGTACGTCACCCTCGACCGGGACGCGCGCGTCGCGTCCCGGTCCGGGCGACGGGTGGCCGGCACCGTGCTCGTACTCGGCACGGTCAGCCTGGTCACCGACGTGTCGTCCGAGATGGTCACCGCCGTCCTGCCGCTGTACCTGGTCCTGGGCCTCGGGCTCAGTCCGCTGCAGTTCGGCTTCCTCGACGGCCTGTACGGCGGGGTCACCGCCCTGGTCCGCCTCGCCGGCGGGCACGCGGCCGACCGCTGGCAGCGGCACAAGCTCGTCGCCGGCCTCGGCTACGGGCTGTCCGCGTTCGCCCGGCTCGGTTTCCTGGTCGGCACCGTGCCGTGGCTGGTAGGCGCGCTGGTCGTCGACCGGGCCGGCAAGGGCATCCGCACCGCGCCCCGCGACGCGCTGATCACGCTCAGCTCGCCGGCCGGGGCTCTCGGCCAGGCGTTCGGCGTGCACCGGGCCATGGACACGGCCGGGGCGCTCCTCGGGCCGCTGGTCGCGTTCGGGATCCTCGCCGTCGCGTCCGGCGGGTACGACGCCGTGTTCGTGGTCAGCGGCGGGATCGGCGCGTTCGGGGTGCTGCTGCTGGTGCTGTTCGTCCACGAGGCGCCCCGGGTCGCCCGCGCCGTCGTCGCGCGCGGCACGGCCGGGCCCGCCGTGCGGCGGATCTGCCTGACCGCCGCGCTGCTGGGGGTCGTCACGGTCGCCGACCCGTTCGTCTACCTGGTGCTCCGCGACCGGCTCGCGCTGCCCGACGGGTACTTCCCGCTGCTGCCGCTCGGCACCGCCGGGTTGTACCTGGCTCTGGCCGTGCCCGCCGGGATGCTGGCCGACCGGTACGGCCGACGGCTCGTGTTCCTCGCGGGGCACGGGGCGTTGGCGGCCGTGTACGCCCTGCTGCTGTCACCCATCGCCGGGGCGACCCTGCTCGTGGCGGCCCTCGCCCTGCACGGCGTGTTCTACGCCGCGACCGACGGGGTCCTGATGGCCCTCGCCGGGCCGCTGTCGGACCCGGCGCGGCGGACCGGGACCCTCGCCAAGGTGCAGACCGCACAGGCCCTGGCCCGGCTGGGCTCGTCGGTGCTGTTCGGCGCCGCGTGGACCGGGTGGGGCATGACCGCTGCCCTGGCGGTGGCCGCCGTCGGGCTGGCGTGCGCGCTGGTGGCCGCGCCGTTGTTGTTGCCGAAGGAGGACTCGTGA
- a CDS encoding discoidin domain-containing protein, which yields MFRLRHTVIPIALVAALLGVGVTAAQAADPLLSRNKPATASSVETSSYSADKAFDGSTSTRWASREGHDPEWIQVDLGAVSAVSRIKLVWEAAYAKKYQFDVSNDGTNWTRIYTTTAGNGGTDDLTGLTGAGRYVRVTGTQRGTSYGYSLHEVEVYGTPGGPGPSPSPSVSPSASPSSSPSPSPTASPGGSFVVAAAGDIAEQCTASTSSCQHPKTAQVVAGMNPKFVITMGDNQYDDARLSDFRAYYDTTWGAFKAKTKPAPGNHETYDPAGFEVGYKGYFGAIAFPQGKSYYSYDEGNWHFLALDSNLFDNAAQLAWLKADLAANSKGCVAAYWHHPLFSSGDHGNDPVSKPVWDTLYTAGTDLILNGHDHHYERFGPQSPTAQSDPKGPVEILGGMGGANPYPIVNVQPNSLKRITGKFGVLKLTFSDNAFSSQLIGVDNSVLDTSPTYTCH from the coding sequence GTGTTCCGTTTACGCCATACCGTCATCCCGATCGCCCTCGTCGCGGCCCTGCTCGGCGTCGGGGTCACCGCCGCCCAGGCGGCCGATCCGCTGCTGTCGAGGAACAAGCCGGCCACGGCCTCCTCCGTGGAGACCTCGTCCTACTCGGCCGACAAGGCCTTCGACGGGAGCACCAGCACCCGCTGGGCCTCCCGCGAGGGCCACGATCCCGAGTGGATCCAGGTGGACCTGGGCGCGGTGTCCGCCGTGTCCAGGATCAAGCTGGTCTGGGAGGCCGCCTACGCGAAGAAGTACCAGTTCGACGTCTCCAACGACGGCACGAACTGGACCCGGATCTACACCACGACCGCCGGCAACGGTGGCACCGACGACCTGACCGGCCTGACCGGGGCCGGCCGGTACGTCCGGGTCACCGGCACCCAGCGCGGCACCTCCTACGGCTACTCCCTGCACGAGGTCGAGGTGTACGGCACCCCCGGCGGCCCCGGCCCGTCGCCGAGCCCGTCGGTGAGCCCTTCGGCGAGCCCGAGCTCGAGTCCCAGCCCCAGCCCCACCGCGAGCCCGGGCGGCTCCTTCGTCGTCGCGGCGGCCGGGGACATCGCCGAGCAGTGCACGGCGTCGACCTCGAGCTGTCAGCACCCGAAGACGGCCCAGGTCGTGGCCGGGATGAACCCGAAGTTCGTCATCACGATGGGTGACAACCAGTACGACGACGCGCGCCTGTCGGACTTCCGCGCCTACTACGACACCACCTGGGGCGCGTTCAAGGCGAAGACGAAGCCGGCCCCGGGCAACCACGAGACCTACGACCCGGCCGGGTTCGAAGTCGGCTACAAGGGCTACTTCGGCGCGATCGCGTTCCCGCAGGGCAAGAGCTACTACAGCTACGACGAGGGCAACTGGCACTTCCTCGCCCTGGACTCCAACCTGTTCGACAACGCGGCGCAGCTCGCCTGGCTCAAGGCCGACCTGGCCGCGAACTCCAAGGGCTGCGTGGCCGCGTACTGGCACCACCCACTGTTCAGCTCCGGCGACCACGGCAACGACCCGGTGAGCAAGCCGGTCTGGGACACGTTGTACACGGCCGGCACCGACCTGATCCTCAACGGCCACGACCACCACTACGAGCGGTTCGGCCCGCAGTCGCCCACCGCCCAGTCCGACCCGAAGGGGCCGGTGGAGATCCTCGGCGGGATGGGCGGGGCGAACCCGTACCCGATCGTGAACGTGCAGCCCAACAGCCTCAAGCGGATCACCGGCAAGTTCGGGGTGCTCAAGCTGACGTTCTCGGACAACGCGTTCAGCTCGCAGCTGATCGGCGTGGACAACAGCGTGCTGGACACCAGCCCGACGTACACCTGCCACTGA
- a CDS encoding golvesin C-terminal-like domain-containing protein yields MSDPSTPRRALTGSALSRRTVFRGAVALGAGAALGGLELSGAASAAVTVPTIASCASWGARPPADPLTEITTDPNKILIHHTATPNVTDYSQAHAYALARSIQNFHMDDNHWSDTGQHFTVSRGGYATEGRHFSLAHLTSGAGMVVGAHCTGQNNQAIGIENEGTYTSTTPTTAQWAKLVDLCAYICERYDLAPTKIYGHRDYLNTSCPGDAFYAQLPQLRLDVAAKLNGTPPFSVVVDNSAAGFRASAAWDTSSFSAQRYGADYRFATPVGSSDAAYYAATLPAAANYKVETWYPADAGYNAATPFVVFASGGNRTVNVNQQANGGGWRDLGTYPFGAGARDVVAVSRWTSGTQYVIADAVRITRV; encoded by the coding sequence ATGTCCGACCCCTCGACGCCGCGCCGTGCCCTGACCGGATCCGCCCTGTCCCGCCGGACCGTGTTCCGGGGCGCCGTCGCCCTCGGTGCCGGCGCGGCGCTCGGTGGCCTGGAGCTCTCCGGGGCCGCGTCGGCCGCCGTCACCGTGCCCACCATCGCCAGCTGCGCCTCCTGGGGCGCCCGCCCGCCGGCCGACCCGCTGACCGAGATCACCACGGACCCCAACAAGATCCTGATCCACCACACCGCCACCCCGAACGTCACCGACTACTCCCAGGCGCACGCCTACGCCCTGGCCCGCTCCATCCAGAACTTCCACATGGACGACAACCACTGGTCCGACACCGGCCAGCACTTCACGGTCAGCCGCGGCGGGTACGCGACCGAGGGCCGCCACTTCAGCCTCGCCCACCTGACCAGCGGCGCCGGCATGGTCGTCGGCGCGCACTGCACGGGGCAGAACAACCAGGCGATCGGGATCGAGAACGAGGGCACCTACACCTCGACCACCCCCACCACGGCTCAGTGGGCCAAGCTCGTGGACCTGTGCGCGTACATCTGCGAGCGGTACGACCTCGCGCCGACGAAGATCTACGGACACCGCGACTACCTGAACACCAGCTGCCCGGGCGACGCCTTCTACGCCCAGCTGCCCCAGCTGCGCCTGGACGTCGCGGCGAAGCTCAACGGCACGCCGCCGTTCTCCGTGGTCGTCGACAACTCCGCCGCCGGGTTCCGGGCGTCGGCGGCGTGGGACACCTCCAGCTTCTCCGCCCAGCGCTACGGCGCCGACTACCGGTTCGCCACCCCGGTCGGATCCAGCGACGCCGCCTACTACGCGGCGACGCTGCCCGCCGCGGCGAACTACAAGGTGGAGACCTGGTACCCGGCCGACGCCGGCTACAACGCCGCCACGCCGTTCGTGGTGTTCGCCTCCGGCGGCAACCGGACGGTCAACGTCAACCAGCAGGCCAACGGGGGAGGGTGGCGCGACCTGGGCACCTACCCGTTCGGAGCGGGCGCCCGCGACGTCGTGGCCGTGAGCCGTTGGACGTCGGGGACCCAGTACGTGATCGCCGACGCGGTCCGGATCACCCGGGTCTGA